The proteins below are encoded in one region of Candidatus Planktophila lacus:
- the proC gene encoding pyrroline-5-carboxylate reductase: MANSEKSLIDSKVAVIGAGVMGEALISALITYGVKPTNITISEKREERAAELISRYKVANADLATNVAQSDLILLVVKPQDMATVLAEIAPVISKGVLVISFVAGKQIRGIADIIGTSANPVIRVMPNTPTLVGAGMAAISCCALVSPEQKAFTLGFLGAVGKVIEVDEDLQDAVTATSGSGPAYFFRFVEAMVDGAVALGLSKEDATTLTIQTIVGAAKLLDQSGDSPTTLREKVTSPNGTTFAALNSFNDSEISATVAKAMKAARDRSQELA, translated from the coding sequence ATGGCTAATTCAGAGAAATCTCTAATCGACTCCAAGGTCGCAGTTATTGGGGCCGGAGTAATGGGCGAAGCACTGATCTCTGCCTTGATTACCTACGGAGTTAAGCCAACAAATATCACTATCTCTGAAAAGCGCGAAGAACGCGCTGCTGAGTTAATTTCTCGTTACAAAGTGGCAAACGCTGATTTAGCCACGAACGTTGCGCAGAGCGATCTAATTCTTCTAGTCGTTAAGCCACAAGATATGGCCACGGTATTGGCTGAAATCGCGCCTGTGATCAGCAAGGGCGTACTAGTTATCTCATTCGTGGCCGGTAAGCAGATCCGCGGTATTGCCGACATCATCGGAACTTCTGCCAACCCAGTTATTCGCGTAATGCCAAATACACCAACGCTAGTTGGCGCCGGCATGGCCGCTATCTCTTGCTGTGCGCTGGTATCGCCTGAACAGAAAGCATTCACCCTTGGCTTCTTGGGTGCAGTTGGAAAAGTGATTGAAGTAGATGAAGATCTACAAGATGCCGTAACCGCAACTAGCGGATCCGGCCCAGCATATTTCTTTAGATTTGTAGAAGCGATGGTCGATGGAGCGGTTGCACTCGGCCTCTCGAAAGAGGATGCAACCACATTAACTATTCAGACGATTGTGGGAGCAGCAAAGCTACTTGATCAATCTGGCGATTCCCCAACTACGCTTCGCGAAAAGGTAACTAGCCCTAACGGAACAACTTTTGCAGCGCTCAATTCTTTTAACGATTCTGAAATCTCGGCAACCGTTGCTAAAGCTATGAAGGCGGCACGTGATCGCTCACAAGAACTTGCGTAA
- the radA gene encoding DNA repair protein RadA, protein MAKVEKDPFRCSECGWGSQKWVGRCGECQAWGSVEELAAPKKLSLVPGKVTHAATPIGDVDLSSARARATGVSELDRVLGGGLVPGAAILLAGEPGVGKSTLLLSVAAQTAAKGIPALYISGEESASQVRLRAERINAVDPKLFLASETDLGAVIAHIDSVKPELLIIDSVQTIGSAAADGSPGGVTQVREVAGALIRICKDRDITLLLVGHVTKDGSIAGPRLLEHIVDVVLQFEGERHSRLRLIRAIKNRFGASDEVGCFDLSDTGIESVLDPTGLFTSRHAEPVPGTCVTVTLEGRRPLLAEIQALVSQGRENDFGNSRRVTSGLDSARTAMTLAVLELRAAVRVGGRDVYAATVGGMKMSEPAADLALALAVASAAKALALPADLVAIGEVGLAGEIRKVSGVSRRLAEAYRLGFKRALVPAGSDVKIDGMEIVEVSRLDQALQRVKITGD, encoded by the coding sequence ATGGCCAAGGTAGAGAAAGATCCATTCCGCTGTTCTGAATGCGGTTGGGGCTCCCAAAAATGGGTTGGTCGCTGCGGTGAATGTCAGGCTTGGGGCAGCGTTGAAGAACTTGCTGCACCGAAGAAACTCTCACTTGTTCCCGGCAAAGTTACACATGCAGCAACACCAATTGGTGATGTCGATCTTTCATCTGCGCGCGCACGTGCAACTGGCGTCTCTGAACTAGATCGCGTACTGGGTGGCGGACTTGTTCCAGGTGCTGCAATCTTGCTCGCCGGCGAACCCGGCGTTGGTAAATCAACACTTCTGCTTTCAGTTGCTGCACAAACTGCCGCTAAAGGAATTCCTGCGCTCTACATCAGCGGCGAAGAGTCTGCATCCCAAGTTCGCTTACGTGCCGAACGAATTAACGCAGTCGATCCCAAATTATTTTTAGCATCTGAAACCGATCTCGGAGCGGTTATCGCACATATTGATTCAGTTAAACCTGAGCTTTTAATTATCGATAGCGTGCAGACCATTGGTTCTGCAGCGGCAGATGGCTCACCTGGTGGTGTAACGCAAGTACGCGAAGTTGCCGGCGCACTTATCCGCATCTGTAAAGATCGTGACATCACGTTGTTGTTAGTTGGACATGTTACAAAAGATGGCTCAATTGCCGGTCCTCGTCTGCTCGAACATATCGTCGACGTTGTACTGCAATTCGAAGGCGAGCGTCACTCACGACTACGTTTAATTCGCGCAATTAAAAATCGTTTTGGAGCATCCGATGAAGTTGGTTGCTTCGACCTGAGTGACACCGGAATCGAGAGCGTTCTTGATCCAACTGGTTTATTTACTTCACGCCATGCCGAGCCAGTGCCAGGTACTTGCGTAACAGTTACCCTCGAAGGTCGCCGCCCGTTATTAGCCGAAATTCAAGCGCTGGTAAGCCAAGGTCGTGAAAATGATTTCGGAAATTCACGTCGCGTTACCAGCGGACTCGACTCTGCTCGCACCGCAATGACTTTGGCTGTTCTCGAACTTCGTGCGGCCGTACGTGTTGGTGGTCGCGATGTTTACGCTGCAACAGTTGGCGGAATGAAGATGTCTGAACCCGCTGCTGATTTAGCGCTTGCTCTTGCCGTTGCATCTGCCGCAAAGGCTTTAGCGCTACCCGCAGATTTGGTTGCAATCGGTGAAGTCGGTCTTGCTGGAGAAATACGTAAAGTCAGTGGTGTCTCTCGTCGCTTAGCCGAGGCATATCGTCTTGGATTTAAACGAGCTCTTGTTCCTGCAGGTAGCGATGTAAAGATTGATGGCATGGAGATCGTTGAAGTATCTCGCCTTGATCAAGCGTTGCAGCGCGTCAAAATAACTGGCGATTAA
- a CDS encoding FAD-binding oxidoreductase, translating to MSHLVALAAALGPDATLISDPDITASYSRDHAPFAVSAPPFAVLLAKNAQEISKALIFANENNIPVVTRGAGSGLSGGANSDAQSLVISLEKMNRILSLDAANQIARVQAGVINIDLDTAAKEHGLAYLPDPASREWSTLGGNAATNAGGMCCVKYGVTSAHVRALQVVLATGEIIELGSATKKSVTTYDLVHLFVGSEGTLGIITELTLNLEIRPAPPATLIATFPSVTNAAAAAAALLKYRPSMLEIVDQTTLKAVQAWHPLGFEVAGSVLLMQLDENHSLCEAALETCKDFDLIDGVYSDDPADAADLIRVRKLAYPALERMGATLLDDVALPITKIAEFVEKVEALSRETNLVIGIFGHAGDGNMHPTIVHDHGDTAAADRAKQAFARIVEIAQSLGGTASGEHGIGSIKQGFVANEISPKVAGLQREVKKTFDPNGILNPGKKI from the coding sequence ATGAGCCATCTCGTAGCGCTAGCAGCAGCGCTTGGACCAGATGCCACACTGATCTCCGATCCAGATATAACCGCTTCTTATTCACGTGACCATGCACCATTTGCAGTAAGCGCTCCGCCTTTTGCCGTTTTACTCGCTAAGAACGCACAGGAAATTTCTAAAGCTTTAATTTTTGCCAACGAAAATAATATCCCGGTTGTTACTCGTGGCGCCGGAAGTGGTCTATCAGGAGGCGCAAACTCAGATGCGCAAAGCTTGGTTATCTCTCTTGAAAAGATGAATCGGATTCTTAGCCTTGATGCAGCAAATCAAATTGCACGTGTGCAAGCAGGTGTAATCAATATTGATCTAGATACTGCCGCTAAAGAACACGGTCTGGCCTATCTGCCTGATCCAGCAAGCCGCGAATGGTCAACTCTTGGCGGAAATGCTGCAACCAATGCCGGTGGCATGTGCTGCGTTAAGTACGGCGTCACCTCAGCCCATGTACGTGCACTGCAAGTTGTATTGGCAACAGGTGAAATCATTGAACTAGGTAGCGCAACTAAGAAATCTGTAACAACTTATGACTTGGTCCATCTATTCGTTGGCTCTGAAGGAACGCTCGGAATCATTACTGAGTTAACTCTTAACCTGGAAATTCGCCCGGCTCCCCCAGCAACGCTAATTGCAACTTTCCCCAGCGTTACTAACGCTGCAGCAGCTGCGGCTGCGCTACTTAAATATCGTCCCTCAATGCTCGAAATTGTTGATCAAACAACTTTGAAAGCTGTCCAAGCTTGGCACCCACTTGGCTTTGAAGTAGCCGGCAGTGTTCTGTTGATGCAGCTAGATGAAAACCATTCACTCTGCGAAGCAGCGCTAGAGACCTGTAAAGATTTTGATCTAATAGATGGCGTTTACTCAGATGACCCAGCCGATGCCGCGGATTTAATTCGCGTGCGAAAGTTGGCCTACCCCGCACTAGAACGCATGGGTGCAACGCTGCTCGATGATGTTGCGTTGCCGATTACCAAGATCGCTGAGTTTGTTGAAAAGGTTGAAGCGCTAAGTCGCGAGACCAATTTAGTTATCGGAATCTTTGGCCATGCCGGCGATGGAAATATGCACCCAACAATTGTTCACGATCACGGAGATACAGCAGCAGCTGATCGCGCTAAGCAAGCCTTTGCACGGATCGTTGAAATTGCTCAATCACTAGGCGGAACGGCAAGTGGCGAACACGGAATTGGTTCGATTAAGCAAGGCTTTGTGGCAAATGAAATTTCGCCAAAAGTTGCAGGGTTACAGCGCGAAGTTAAGAAAACCTTTGACCCTAACGGGATTTTAAATCCCGGTAAGAAGATTTAA
- a CDS encoding ATP-dependent Clp protease ATP-binding subunit, with product MFERFTDRARRVVVLAQEEARMLNHNYIGTEHILLGLIHEGEGVAAKGLEALGISLEGVRAQVEEIIGQGQQAPSGHIPFTPRAKKVLELSLREALQLGHNYIGTEHILLGLIREGEGVAAQVLVKLGADLNRVRQQVIQLLSGYQGKEAATSGGPAEGTPSTSLVLDQFGRNLTQAAREGKLDPVIGRETEIERVMQVLSRRTKNNPVLIGEPGVGKTAVVEGLAQAIYKNDVPETLKDKQLYSLDLGALVAGSRYRGDFEERLKKVLKEIKTRGDIILFIDEIHTLVGAGAAEGAIDAASILKPMLARGELQTIGATTLDEYRKHVEKDAALERRFQPIQVKEPSVAHTIEILKGLRDRYETHHRVSITDGALAAAANMADRYISDRFLPDKAIDLIDEAGSRLRIKRMTAPAELREFDDKIAEARKAKESAIDGQDFEGAAALRDKEKTLIAEKAEAEKNWKATDLDKVTEVDEELIAQVLSASTGIPVFKLTEEETARLLRMEDELHRRVIGQDQAIKALSQAIRRTRAGLKDPKRPGGSFIFAGPSGVGKTELSRTLASFLFGDETALIQLDMSEYSERHTTSRLFGAPPGYVGYDEGGQLTEKVRRRPFSVVLFDEIEKAHPDIFNSLLQVLEDGRLTDSQGRTVDFKNTVIIMTTNLGTRDISKSLGLGFANVDDDLTNYDRMKGKVQDELKNHFRPEFLNRIDDVIVFHQLTKDQIIHIVDLMVANLDDRLKAKDMGIELTQAAKDLLAARGYDPLLGARPLRRVIQREIEDSLSERILFGELKAGEIIVVDVEGVDAEAKFTFTGAPKATMPDSPEDLAEATK from the coding sequence ATGTTTGAGCGCTTTACCGATAGAGCCCGACGCGTTGTTGTCTTGGCTCAAGAAGAAGCACGAATGCTCAATCACAACTACATCGGCACTGAACACATCCTCCTTGGCCTCATCCACGAAGGTGAAGGCGTCGCTGCAAAGGGCCTCGAAGCGCTCGGCATCTCACTTGAAGGCGTTCGCGCACAAGTTGAAGAAATTATCGGCCAAGGTCAGCAAGCACCTAGCGGCCATATTCCATTTACACCTCGCGCCAAGAAAGTTCTTGAGCTCTCACTTCGCGAAGCGTTGCAACTCGGCCACAACTACATCGGCACAGAACATATTTTGCTCGGCCTAATCCGCGAAGGTGAAGGCGTTGCTGCACAAGTTCTTGTAAAACTTGGCGCTGATTTAAATCGCGTACGTCAGCAAGTTATCCAACTGCTTTCCGGTTACCAAGGAAAAGAGGCGGCAACATCTGGCGGTCCTGCAGAAGGCACGCCATCTACTTCACTTGTTCTCGATCAATTCGGTCGTAACCTCACACAGGCAGCGCGCGAAGGAAAGCTTGATCCAGTTATCGGTCGCGAAACCGAAATTGAACGCGTTATGCAGGTTCTTTCACGTCGTACTAAAAATAACCCAGTGCTAATTGGCGAACCAGGCGTAGGAAAGACTGCAGTTGTTGAAGGTCTCGCACAAGCAATTTACAAGAACGATGTTCCAGAAACACTTAAAGATAAGCAGCTTTACTCACTCGATCTCGGTGCACTTGTCGCCGGTAGCCGCTACCGCGGCGACTTTGAAGAGCGCCTAAAGAAAGTTTTGAAAGAGATCAAAACTCGCGGCGACATTATTTTGTTTATCGATGAAATCCACACACTTGTAGGCGCAGGCGCTGCAGAAGGTGCGATCGATGCTGCCAGCATCTTGAAGCCGATGCTTGCTCGCGGTGAGCTCCAGACAATTGGTGCAACAACTCTCGATGAATACCGCAAGCATGTTGAGAAAGATGCTGCTCTAGAACGTCGCTTCCAACCAATTCAAGTTAAAGAGCCATCAGTTGCTCACACAATTGAAATTCTTAAGGGACTTCGCGATCGTTACGAAACCCACCACCGCGTATCAATTACTGATGGCGCACTAGCGGCTGCTGCAAATATGGCAGATCGCTACATTTCAGATCGCTTCTTGCCAGATAAAGCGATCGATCTAATCGATGAAGCTGGTTCACGTCTTCGCATCAAGCGCATGACCGCACCTGCTGAACTCCGCGAATTCGATGACAAGATCGCTGAAGCACGTAAGGCGAAAGAGTCTGCAATCGATGGCCAAGACTTTGAAGGCGCTGCCGCACTTCGCGATAAGGAAAAGACTCTTATCGCTGAGAAAGCAGAAGCTGAAAAGAATTGGAAGGCAACTGACCTAGATAAGGTCACCGAAGTTGATGAAGAATTAATTGCACAAGTTCTCTCTGCCTCAACTGGTATCCCGGTATTTAAGTTAACTGAAGAAGAGACTGCACGTCTGCTTCGCATGGAAGATGAACTTCACCGTCGCGTTATCGGACAAGATCAAGCGATCAAGGCGTTGTCACAAGCAATCCGCCGTACTCGCGCTGGCTTGAAAGATCCAAAGCGCCCTGGTGGTTCATTTATCTTCGCCGGCCCATCAGGTGTTGGTAAGACAGAACTTTCACGCACACTTGCCTCATTCCTATTCGGTGATGAGACCGCACTTATCCAACTCGATATGTCTGAATATTCAGAGCGCCACACAACCTCACGACTATTTGGTGCACCTCCAGGATATGTCGGTTACGACGAAGGTGGACAGCTAACTGAAAAGGTTCGCCGTCGCCCATTCTCAGTAGTTCTCTTCGATGAAATCGAAAAGGCTCACCCAGATATCTTCAACTCACTGCTTCAAGTACTTGAAGATGGTCGACTAACTGATTCACAAGGTCGCACCGTTGACTTTAAGAACACTGTAATCATCATGACTACCAACCTTGGTACTCGCGATATCTCTAAGAGCCTCGGACTTGGCTTTGCCAACGTCGATGACGATCTAACAAATTACGATCGCATGAAGGGCAAGGTTCAAGATGAACTCAAGAACCACTTCCGCCCTGAGTTCTTAAACCGTATCGATGATGTAATCGTCTTCCACCAGTTGACGAAGGATCAGATTATTCACATCGTTGATCTAATGGTTGCAAACCTTGATGATCGCTTGAAGGCGAAAGATATGGGTATCGAACTTACTCAAGCAGCGAAGGATCTCCTTGCCGCTCGTGGTTATGATCCACTTCTTGGAGCGCGTCCATTGCGTCGCGTTATTCAGCGCGAAATCGAAGATTCACTCTCAGAGCGAATTCTTTTTGGCGAGCTAAAGGCCGGCGAGATCATCGTTGTAGATGTTGAAGGTGTCGATGCTGAAGCGAAGTTCACATTCACTGGTGCGCCTAAGGCGACAATGCCTGACTCACCAGAAGATCTCGCTGAAGCAACTAAGTAA
- a CDS encoding amino-acid N-acetyltransferase, translating to MVNIRPARTSDVKAIRQLVDSYAAPGQMLSKETVTLYESVQEFTVAEVDGKVIGCGALHVLWDDLAEVRTVAVEKSFHNQGVGHQILERIIERAREVGVARIFCLTFRTEFFGSHGFIEIEGTPVAPDVYQELLRSYDAGVAEFLDLEAAKPNTLGNTRMLLTL from the coding sequence ATGGTAAATATCCGCCCCGCGCGCACTAGCGATGTCAAAGCAATTCGCCAGTTAGTTGATTCTTATGCAGCACCTGGACAGATGCTTTCTAAAGAGACAGTTACTTTGTATGAAAGCGTTCAGGAATTTACCGTTGCTGAAGTAGATGGAAAAGTTATTGGTTGTGGCGCACTCCACGTACTTTGGGATGACCTAGCTGAAGTTCGTACCGTTGCCGTTGAAAAAAGTTTTCATAACCAAGGCGTTGGACATCAAATCCTGGAAAGAATTATCGAACGCGCCCGCGAAGTTGGCGTTGCACGAATTTTCTGTTTAACTTTTAGAACTGAGTTCTTCGGCAGCCACGGATTTATTGAAATTGAAGGAACGCCAGTTGCACCAGATGTTTATCAAGAGCTCCTTCGTTCTTACGATGCCGGTGTGGCTGAGTTCTTGGATCTCGAAGCGGCAAAGCCAAATACCCTTGGCAATACCCGCATGCTCCTGACTCTTTAG
- the lysS gene encoding lysine--tRNA ligase, whose amino-acid sequence MSNEPQAPIEDDLPEQLRIRREKRAGLIERGVEPYPVAVARTSSLADIRAKYVDLEIDKATGDIQSLTGRVIFKRDTGKLCFATLREGDGTELQAMLSLDKVGQEVLDSWKSDIDLGDIVSVTGEIITSKRGELSILANSYAIAAKSLRPLPNDHKPMSEETRVRMRYVDLIVREEARSNARLRPAVMRSLRETFHNENFIEVETPMLQVMHGGAAARPFKSFSNAYDMDLFLRIAPELFLKRCVVGGIERVFEINRNFRNEGADSSHSPEFAMIESYQAYGDWRSIADLTRSLVQNAAMAVAGSHTVTHHDGRQADLGGKWKEISLYDAISTGVGETVTALTPIDDLKKIATKLGMKIDPKWITGKLAEEIFEHVAKDQLIEPTFVMGFPVDTSPLVRAHREIPGVAEKWDLYVDGFELATGYSELIDPVIQRERLVEQATLGAKGDLEAMQVDEDFLRAMEFAMPPMGGMGMGVDRLLMALTGLGIRETILFPLVKPEIE is encoded by the coding sequence ATGAGCAACGAACCACAAGCGCCAATCGAAGACGATCTGCCAGAACAACTGCGCATCCGTCGCGAAAAGCGCGCTGGCTTAATCGAACGTGGCGTTGAGCCTTACCCAGTTGCTGTTGCTCGCACCTCATCACTGGCTGATATCCGCGCTAAGTACGTAGATCTCGAAATAGATAAAGCCACCGGAGATATTCAAAGCCTTACGGGTCGCGTAATTTTTAAGCGCGATACCGGCAAGCTCTGTTTTGCAACTCTGCGCGAAGGCGATGGCACTGAACTTCAAGCGATGCTTTCTCTAGACAAAGTCGGTCAAGAAGTTTTAGATTCCTGGAAGAGCGATATCGATCTTGGAGATATCGTCAGCGTTACTGGCGAGATCATCACTTCAAAGCGCGGTGAACTTTCAATCTTGGCAAACTCATATGCAATTGCAGCAAAGTCACTTCGTCCGCTTCCTAATGATCACAAGCCAATGTCTGAGGAAACGCGTGTGCGCATGCGTTATGTAGACCTCATTGTTCGCGAAGAAGCGCGCTCTAATGCACGTCTGCGTCCAGCGGTAATGCGTTCACTGCGCGAGACTTTCCATAACGAGAACTTCATTGAAGTTGAAACACCGATGTTGCAGGTAATGCACGGTGGCGCAGCAGCTCGTCCCTTCAAATCTTTCTCAAATGCTTACGATATGGATCTCTTCCTGCGTATTGCGCCAGAACTTTTCTTGAAGCGTTGTGTGGTTGGTGGCATCGAGCGCGTATTTGAAATTAACCGTAACTTCCGCAATGAAGGCGCTGATTCTTCACACTCTCCTGAGTTTGCAATGATCGAGAGCTATCAGGCATATGGTGACTGGCGTTCGATCGCAGATTTAACTCGTTCACTAGTACAGAACGCTGCGATGGCAGTTGCCGGTTCGCACACTGTTACTCATCATGATGGTCGCCAGGCTGACCTTGGCGGAAAGTGGAAAGAGATTTCGCTCTATGACGCTATTTCAACAGGCGTTGGAGAAACCGTTACAGCGCTTACCCCGATTGATGATCTAAAGAAGATTGCAACCAAGCTCGGTATGAAGATCGATCCGAAGTGGATCACTGGCAAATTAGCCGAAGAGATCTTCGAACACGTGGCAAAAGATCAGTTAATTGAGCCTACATTTGTCATGGGATTCCCAGTTGATACATCACCACTTGTTCGCGCACATCGCGAGATTCCAGGCGTTGCTGAAAAGTGGGATCTCTACGTTGATGGCTTCGAACTAGCAACCGGTTACTCTGAATTAATTGATCCAGTTATCCAGCGCGAGCGTTTAGTAGAACAAGCAACGCTCGGTGCCAAGGGTGATTTAGAAGCGATGCAAGTTGATGAAGATTTCTTGCGCGCGATGGAATTTGCAATGCCACCAATGGGTGGAATGGGAATGGGCGTTGATCGTTTGCTTATGGCACTTACTGGTCTTGGTATTCGCGAAACAATTCTCTTCCCACTCGTTAAGCCAGAAATCGAATAA
- a CDS encoding type III pantothenate kinase, translating into MLLTVDVGNTNTVLGIFDGEELVRSWRVKTDPRTTADELWLQFNALVADYEVTGLSICSTVPATLRELRTMIASYFSKIPTTIVEPGTKTGVPLLVDNPKEIGADRIVNTLAAHVLYGGPAIVVDFGTSTNLDVVSPKGEFLGGALAPGIEISVDALAARAAQLRKVELIRPKSVIGKNTVEALQSGTIFGFAGQVDGLVDRITAELAQSYDQAPTVIATGGLAPLIIGVAETIDEHEPDLTLIGLRLIHERNI; encoded by the coding sequence AATACTAATACGGTCCTCGGAATCTTCGATGGCGAAGAACTTGTGCGCTCATGGCGCGTTAAGACCGATCCACGTACAACCGCTGATGAGCTCTGGTTGCAGTTCAATGCTTTAGTTGCGGATTACGAAGTAACAGGTTTATCAATCTGTTCAACTGTTCCCGCAACTTTACGAGAACTGCGCACCATGATCGCCTCTTACTTCTCAAAGATTCCAACAACAATTGTGGAGCCAGGAACAAAGACGGGCGTCCCACTGTTGGTTGATAATCCAAAGGAAATTGGCGCAGACCGCATTGTTAATACTCTGGCTGCACATGTTCTCTATGGTGGCCCAGCGATTGTCGTTGATTTCGGAACTTCTACAAATCTCGACGTTGTTTCACCAAAGGGTGAATTCCTTGGTGGCGCACTTGCACCCGGAATTGAAATTTCAGTCGATGCCCTTGCTGCGCGCGCTGCGCAATTGCGTAAAGTTGAGTTGATTCGTCCGAAGAGCGTTATTGGTAAGAACACCGTTGAAGCTTTGCAATCGGGAACGATCTTTGGATTTGCTGGCCAGGTAGATGGTTTGGTCGATCGCATTACTGCCGAATTAGCGCAGAGTTATGACCAAGCACCAACCGTTATTGCAACTGGTGGCTTAGCCCCGCTAATTATTGGCGTTGCCGAAACTATTGATGAGCATGAGCCTGATCTCACGCTAATTGGCCTGCGCCTGATCCACGAGCGAAATATCTAA